AACATATTAACTTTTGAATTTTGTAAAGAAAACAATTATgcgattttttgtttttataagTAAGGAATAAAATCAGACAACATACCTCATACAATCTAGGAATTGACTGATCCAAGAGCGTAAACAACCGCCAAGCATCATATACCTAAACTAATATTCCAATACATGTAATCCTCTTCCCAGATTATACAACTCTCTCAACAGAGAAGTTCAGCAGATAAGCTTAAACACTGTCAATTTTTCACGAAACCCGCGGTTAATAATTCACAAAATACTTACAATAATTCGAAGGAACAAAAATTATTAtggataaaaaaatcaaaaatcaaTTTTGTTTATTCGGATACCTGCATCCATTTTGCGGTGTGAGATTGATAACCTCCCTGTCAAATATAATTTGGTGTTTGAAAtccaaaataattgaaattgCCGAAACCTAGATTCTGAAATCTGTATTTGGATACGTTAATCCATGAATAAATCTACACAGAACACGATAAATATTGAATGTGTgtgaaaaatattgaaaaaaaaaaacagaaagatGAACATCGTGAGAACATGGCGTTGTGAAATTATTTCTTACACGACAATTTGTGTGGATTAATACTCGAAAGAAATTAAACTGGTTGCGGCTATTGGGTGTAGTTGGTTGTTTGTGGAAGTCGTTAGCATAATCTGTGCGGCTTTAAGTAGTGTGGAATCTGAAGAGAAGCAACAACCATGAGAGATTTGCGGGTGTGCTGTTTCAGAAAATCCAATATTTGGATTTTATGTTTTCAAATAAACGATACGTTTGATTTGAGAGAATTTGTTTTCTGTTTTAAGAGGAACCGATGTATCGGTCGGATTTGAGAGGAGAAGAGAGGAACGTGGGGGAGAAATTAAAGGAGAGGAACGTGGGGGAGAAAGTAAAAGGAGATGGAGGGGTAattttggaaaaatacaaaGCAGACCAAGACACCATACGGTTTTTATAATGGGCTTAactttaataaatagtaaaagataTCTAgccttattaatattttttctacattttagtttattgtcttttatatttttgttttgaaaaccTGTAAATAAcgataaaaatatttatgtacCCCACTAATCTCGTTTGATATGCTTAACTTTTAAAGTTTGACCTTGGCGAAAAAAAGCAGAGTACCGGGCTTCATGCACTTCAATTCCACACTATTCATTTGTTATCATCCAAAACACTGCCCTTTGGAATCTTCTTTCTCCAATGTCTATCATCAAAAAAGACAAACAAATACAGCTTGGATTCTTGGCTCTATTGTATATATCACATCGTTctctataatatatataaattcacaGTCACTTACAGTATTAATCAACGAATGTAAAGTAAAGCAAGATGATGGTGGCGGTTGAAAGTCCACTTCCCAATAAAATATGGGTAGTTTCCTTTGGTTTGCTTTTTGCATTGAATGTCCTCATTAATGCATCAAATCTCGAGTCCAAGGAATATGAATCTGATAGAATAAATGAACTACCTGGCCAACCCCAAATCCCAATGCTATCACAATTTTCAGGGTATATCACAGTTAATGAAGAGCATGGGAGGGCCCTTTTTTATTGGTTCTTTGAGGCTCAGTCTCAACCAAATGTTAAGCCCCTTGTTCTTTGGCTCAATGGAGGTATtatttttacatatatatatatgtccaCATTTTGAGCACTCAAGTCTTTACTATTTTTTTGATTGATGTTTCTTGAAGGGCCTGGTTGTTCATCAATTGGATATGGAGCAGCGGCGGAGTTGGGCCCTCTCAGAGCTGGAAAAAATGGAGCTGCCCTTGAATACAATCGGTATTCTTGGAATAAAGGTTTGATTCAATGAATACATCGGGTTGATTGCTTTTTCTGTTTGTATGATTTAATTTGGAACCAAAATCATTTTGTTAAACGCAACCAAATAAGTTTTGGTCCCAAATAATATATGCGAAAGAATATAATTATATCCTTTTAACAGAAGTACCCATTTTTGTGGGAAAATAAGGCACTTGCAATGCGTGTGTCCTTTTTCCGTAATGAATTAATGTCAGAGATCAAAAGCTTCAGAAATTCACAAATTGGGGGACATCTTTTATACATAACAAAAAAACCAAAATGCTGTTATGTTAGGAGAATAATCGAAAAATGACGTTTGAATTGTagtactatttaaaatatttgaattacaATATTATTGTTAGTTGTAGTTAAAACGATATCAGCTTGATCTAACAGCATATGTATTCTTTTGCGTTAATGTGTTTAATACAAGAGGTAGGGAGAAGTGGGATTCAATAAAATATAGCAAATTGTATgttaaaattcaagaatttgtTATACAGAATCGAATTTGCTGTTTTTGGAGTCTCCAGTCGGAGTTGGATTTTCTTACACCAACAAATCATCTGATTACACCAGAATAGATGATGGATTTGTAGGTAATAAATTAATACATTGTTCATGTCATTGAAAGTTCTTCTATTTCCTTGCTAGAATCGTGTGTCTATAGCAgttattttccatttttcagcTGAAGATGCCTACAACTTTTTGGTCAATTGGTTGAGAAGATTTCCACAATTCAAGGATCACGAGTTTTTCATTACAGGGGAGAGTTATGCAGGTAATTATTTGAATTTGCTAGTGGGGCGAGAAGGAACGATCACCCCTCCATTATGTATATAAAAGATCACATTTTTTATGGAACATAACAATTTTTGGTACTGTATCATTGCCTTTTTGTATGTTTAGTCCTCTATATTGACACAGTTAAGTTTTAGTCatgtatcttttaattttagaCATTTTTCCGCAAGAATGTTGATGGCGCATTTCATAGGCCAGCGTCATACTGGCCTCACCCCGACATCACttgattaaatgattaaaattttaaaaaaaatattcaaatataccgggtttgaaaatgaaattttatattatagaGGATTAAAAAAGGCTGAATTTTTTAAGCTTTAGTTTCACATATATTGCAAAAATTCTAGCTGTCTCTGCTCGGCGGCCGACTTTATGCAAAAAATGTGTTAACCGCTCATGTTAAACGAAGCTGAACGATCTGTATTTGTTTGTGATTTGTAGGTCATTATGTGCCTCAGCTGGCTGAACTTGTCTATGACAGGAACAAGAATAGAAACAAGTTTCCATATATCAATCTAAAGGGTTTCATAGTATGTATACCTCAATATTGATCCCCTGCCACTTCCAATTTAGAAATATAAAAATGACCAAGTTTGTATGATCACGAACTATTCGATAATTTTCAGGTGGGAAATCCTGAAACAAAtgattattttgataataaaggGATTCTCGAGTATGCGTGGAGCCATGCTGTGATATCGGATCAAGATTACAATGAGGCTAAGCGAGTATGCAACTTCAAGAACGATGACTGGTCCCCGGAATGTAACAAGGCCATGACTGTAGTGTTTAATAGATACAAGGAGATTGACATATACAACATATATTCTCCCTCATGTATACTAAACAAGACCTCATCGGTGGCTGATTATTTCGTAAGTCGAAAAGATTTCACATTTGCTAAAGGTGTAAAAATTCCTCGAATGGGTCATTCAATTTTCCTAACTTCTATGCTGAAGTTTAAGCTTATCAGCAGTTTCTGAAACTATTAATCATGATTTGTTCTATGTAACAGGGTCAAAGTTACAGATTTGGAAGAATGAGACTCGTTCCGGGAGGTTACGACCCGTGCTTTTCTACGTACGCAGCAGAGTATTTCAATAGGAAAGACGTTCAAAAAGCGCTGCGTATTGAATACAGGGGGCTGAGTGATAGCGTAAAATGGAGCGTCTGCAAGTAGGATAAGATATTATTGGTCTTTTTTATGGGATTAAATTGTCTTGAAATGTTATGAATGATTGGTTTTATTCTTTATTTCCTATTGCAGTGATTCTTTGTTTAGAACATACAACTACACTGTGTTTTCAGTTTTGCCAATATACAGAAAACTCATAAAAGGAGGACTAAAGATTTGGATGTACAGGTATGAAGCACCTGATTTCAATCTCCTCTAGACACGAGCTCAGCTATTTGGCTCCTAAAATACATTAACTTATTTCGCCGTCGGAATCATATATCTAACACGCCCCCGCCCCCGCCCACGCCCCTATGACTGCGTGAGCATCTATATCGAATTGCGTCACAAGTTATGTCAATATTATCGTGTGTTACAGTGGAGATGCAGATGGTAGAGTGCCAGTGATAGGTACAAGATACTGCATAGAAGAACTTGGACTGCCTCTCAAGACTCCATGGACTTCTTGGTTCCACAAGCATCAAGTTAGTCAACTTCCCTCTCTAGACACACCACTAGAATGCACTTAAATGGGTTTTAAAGcatgttaaaaataataatgcaCTTGAATGAAAGAAAAAAACCATCTTAAAAAATAGGCTTTAAAATGACCTGAATAAGGATTTGTACTGAAGCCCATAACCTGATAAAAAGCCAAGTCTAGCCCGCCCGTATGATGTTTTTCTCCGATCTATTAAAGTTGTTTATCTTTACATTTTTGGTTCAATCCTTACCTCATTCTTGAAATGTTTCATCATATCATCCCCAAAATTGCTGAAATCACCTTCAAACATAAAAAACTCAGACTGACGTGAGACGCCTGCGCTCTTACAAGGCAAAAACCATTCTACGGAATTCGAAATGTGGAACTAGAACTTCTgtaaaatataaacaatcactGAAGCTTAGACACATATATTTGCAGGTGGCAGGAAGAATAGTAGAGTATGAAGGATTAACATTTGTTACCATAAGAGGAGCAGGTCATTTGGTGCCTCTCAACAAGCCAAGACAAGCACTGGCTCTCATCCATTCCTACTTGTCCGGCCAACATCTTCCCACCCGCCCATGATATTAGTTCTTCTTCTATAATGTCTTTCAAATGGCAGAATTTTATTTGTGCCACAACAATTTCACTTTGATATGTAATTTAATCTTACCATAAAGTATGACGTTGAGTGGCATTAGTCGAAATAAGCATGACGGAATTATGCCACTAATTAAAGAGTTTCAATATCCAATCTTTATGAGATAAATCATCTAACTGATCCATATAACTATATATTTCCATTGAAATATGGACGTCATCTGGATGGTTGGcacttttttaaatttaatgtaattaattaatatcatGGCAGTATCTAAGGGTGTCAAAAGTAGACACGACCCACCAACCCGGCAAGGTTAAACTCAAAAAAATCAGGTTTGTGTTTGGGAGTTTCGAGTTCGAGTCAGATCGGGTTGGACCCGATAGCTGACCCGAAAAAATTGATCGGTTTGGGTTGGGTTCGGGATGACCCGAGTTGacctgaaaattttaatttttttaaaaaaaatataattaa
This region of Primulina eburnea isolate SZY01 chromosome 14, ASM2296580v1, whole genome shotgun sequence genomic DNA includes:
- the LOC140812963 gene encoding serine carboxypeptidase-like 26: MMVAVESPLPNKIWVVSFGLLFALNVLINASNLESKEYESDRINELPGQPQIPMLSQFSGYITVNEEHGRALFYWFFEAQSQPNVKPLVLWLNGGPGCSSIGYGAAAELGPLRAGKNGAALEYNRYSWNKESNLLFLESPVGVGFSYTNKSSDYTRIDDGFVAEDAYNFLVNWLRRFPQFKDHEFFITGESYAGHYVPQLAELVYDRNKNRNKFPYINLKGFIVGNPETNDYFDNKGILEYAWSHAVISDQDYNEAKRVCNFKNDDWSPECNKAMTVVFNRYKEIDIYNIYSPSCILNKTSSVADYFGQSYRFGRMRLVPGGYDPCFSTYAAEYFNRKDVQKALRIEYRGLSDSVKWSVCNDSLFRTYNYTVFSVLPIYRKLIKGGLKIWMYSGDADGRVPVIGTRYCIEELGLPLKTPWTSWFHKHQVAGRIVEYEGLTFVTIRGAGHLVPLNKPRQALALIHSYLSGQHLPTRP